One window of the Leishmania panamensis strain MHOM/PA/94/PSC-1 chromosome 12 sequence genome contains the following:
- a CDS encoding mitochondrial ribosomal death-associated protein 3, putative (TriTrypDB/GeneDB-style sysID: LpmP.12.0040) — MWEGAIPLKHERVVNNGIATHVVKKTYAHPPEIHPTNLSFNDIDSMYCLGNDELIKYFPEGVGGKVMQLMPPSHPRGFLYRKQSHLLNCFIDKLPFWQSKERALRSLTNGRPGLIMDGPTGSGKSALLCQAVHYARSRNIITLYISNAKAWTHGEWCWPSTILPGFFDAPDAGREFLRTVAEANRPLLQTWELRVTPQDLPLEQGEKQPRSLYDLCEWGHRAVAPASIDRQSVCIKFFFDEVSAEKTKPIVIAVDGWNLFSHETHFRYPHPDFLRTLTTLNDGSTDVDLYPQELPRIPASRLSFVRGLNKLILSKQDPNKFFITCTTRDFKPFDGISGFTDVENDRFKNSLDEYAPYDPEKDSFFHPIEVDNFTEYEYRAFLRFTINSGELAGLGWGPMWHYSSDFERKLYKIDFMSDRNPQRVINHYHQELVWRYEYKRTRQKQYLLARRKMWQGAEVSYGLHNGK, encoded by the coding sequence ATGTGGGAAGGCGCAATTCCGCTGAAGCATGAGCGTGTAGTTAACAATGGCATTGCCACCCATGTAGTGAAGAAAACATACGCCCATCCGCCAGAAATTCATCCGACCAACCTAAGCTTCAATGACATCGATTCCATGTACTGCCTGGGAAACGATGAGCTGATCAAGTACTTCCCAGAGGGCGTGGGCGGAAAGGTGATGCAGCTCATGCCCCCAAGTCATCCACGCGGTTTCCTGTACCGGAAGCAGAGTCACCTCCTTAATTGCTTCATTGATAAGCTTCCTTTCTGGCAAAGCAAGGAGAGGGCGCTGCGCTCTCTCACGAACGGGCGACCCGGACTCATTATGGATGGTCCGACTGGGAGCGGCAAGAGCGCACTGCTCTGCCAGGCAGTGCACTACGCACGCTCTCGCAATATCATTACCCTCTACATCTCTAACGCGAAAGCATGGACGCACGGGGAGTGGTGCTGGCCCAGCACGATCCTGCCAGGCTTCTTCGATGCACCTGATGCAGGACGAGAGTTTCTTCGCACAGTGGCAGAAGCAAATCGGCCTCTCCTGCAGACGTGGGAGCTGAGGGTGACGCCGCAGGACTTACCTCTAGAGCAAGGCGAGAAGCAGCCACGCTCCCTCTATGACCTTTGTGAGTGGGGTCACCGCGCTGTTGCGCCAGCATCTATTGACCGTCAGAGTGTGTGTATCAAGTTTTTCTTCGACGAGGTCAGCGCCGAGAAAACGAAGCCGATTGTCATCGCCGTGGACGGGTGGAATCTGTTTTCTCACGAGACGCACTTCCGATACCCACACCCCGACTTCCTACGCACTTTGACTACGCTGAACGATGGGTCGACGGACGTTGACTTGTATCCACAAGAGCTACCTCGCATTCCGGCGTCGAGACTGAGCTTTGTGCGCGGTCTCAACAAACTGATTCTCTCAAAGCAGGACCCCAACAAGTTTTTCATCACTTGTACCACGCGTGACTTTAAGCCCTTTGACGGCATCAGCGGATTCACCGATGTGGAGAACGACCGTTTTAAGAACAGCCTCGACGAGTACGCGCCGTATGATCCAGAGAAGGACTCCTTTTTTCACCCTATCGAGGTGGACAACTTTACTGAGTACGAGTATAGGGCGTTCCTCCGTTTCACCATCAACTCTGGCGAGTTAGCTGGCCTCGGCTGGGGCCCGATGTGGCACTACTCAAGCGACTTTGAGCGGAAGTTGTACAAGATTGACTTTATGTCAGATCGCAACCCGCAGCGGGTGATCAATCACTATCACCAAGAGCTCGTGTGGCGTTACGAGTACAAGCGCACGCGGCAGAAGCAGTACCTGCTAGCGCGACGCAAGATGTGGCAAGGCGCCGAGGTGTCTTACGGACTGCACAACGGCAAGTGA
- a CDS encoding hypothetical protein (TriTrypDB/GeneDB-style sysID: LpmP.12.0050), whose protein sequence is MPKRDKRRTALVQHNFDSLKRFYAISPFVAAERAALPPVYSGVYSRRAAMNCYHIVGSSREQIVSDAMRTFTPSTCTTEVMELYLEVAALVSLYFDTKEQLLALPDV, encoded by the coding sequence ATGCCGAAACGTGACAAAAGGCGCACAGCGCTGGTGCAACATAACTTTGACAGCTTGAAGAGGTTCTATGCAATTTCGCCCTTTGTGGCTGCGGAGCGAGCGGCTCTCCCACCTGTTTACTCTGGGGTGTACAGTCGGCGTGCCGCGATGAATTGCTACCACATTGTAGGCTCCTCACGGGAACAGATTGTCTCGGACGCCATGCGCACCTTCACCCCATCCACATGTACGACGGAGGTGATGGAGTTATACCTAGAGGTGGCAGCACTCGTGTCGCTTTACTTCGATACGAaagagcagctgcttgcgctgcCAGATGTTTGA
- a CDS encoding translation initiation factor EIF-2b alpha subunit, putative (TriTrypDB/GeneDB-style sysID: LpmP.12.0010), with protein sequence MDVPSDDYDVSIMIEAVHEVQAVLTSRQFATFSEVDTEIAKTLKRYEAFGDGFERFHVSLTKDVLQSNDLQKSLKDMDKRCRDRLKDCESSQKDQINDILPFIRKSSAILVHGSGNLLALTIACSIQEHEGVRFYICEGRPARKGYPNGSGEQLLKRVLATPEGTRLKDKLHRYCTIVPDSGVSSVMNNVDFVVMGANCVTEHGGLVHSTGSLQISIVAAFRNVPCYVLCETFKFAHIFPLGTDDLKQPEDGVGQVVPLVEFVPPSMITLIFSEQGIMPPSAVADEMFRFHTAPSAPGKQR encoded by the coding sequence ATGGATGTCCCAAGCGACGATTACGATGTGAGTATTATGATAGAGGCGGTTCACGAAGTGCAAGCTGTTCTGACCTCTCGCCAGTTTGCTACCTTTTCCGAGGTAGACACCGAGATTGCAAAGACACTTAAACGGTATGAAGCTTTCGGTGATGGTTTCGAGCGATTTCACGTGAGCTTAACTAAAGATGTTCTGCAGTCGAACGATTTACAGAAGAGTCTCAAGGATATGGATAAGCGATGCCGAGATCGTCTGAAGGACTGTGAGTCTAGTCAGAAAGACCAGATTAATGATATCCTGCCGTTTATCCGTAAGTCATCCGCGATTCTCGTTCACGGATCGGGTAATTTACTGGCACTCACTATTGCCTGCTCTATTCAGGAGCATGAAGGCGTCCGCTTTTACATCTGCGAAGGGAGACCAGCACGCAAGGGCTACCCTAACGGCTCTGGCGAGCAACTGCTAAAAAGGGTGCTTGCAACACCAGAGGGAACACGGCTAAAAGATAAGCTGCACCGGTACTGCACGATTGTGCCTGACAGCGGTGTGAGCTCGGTGATGAATAATGTTGACTTTGTTGTGATGGGTGCGAACTGTGTGACGGAGCACGGTGGACTAGTTCACTCTACAGGCTCCCTTCAGATCTCCATCGTGGCCGCCTTCCGAAATGTTCCGTGCTACGTCCTGTGTGAGACTTTTAAGTTTGCGCACATTTTCCCTTTAGGCACTGACGATCTGAAACAGCCTGAGGATGGTGTGGGGCAAGTGGTTCCTTTGGTGGAGTTTGTGCCACCATCCATGATCACGCTGATCTTCTCTGAGCAAGGTATTATGCCCCCGTCTGCAGTGGCAGACGAGATGTTTCGCTTTCACACAGCTCCTTCTGCTCCAGGAAAGCAGCGATAA
- a CDS encoding hypothetical protein (TriTrypDB/GeneDB-style sysID: LpmP.12.0020), protein MSSNQDPICSDDDQELLISAPLSSLCRIKGISVVAPANDTAPSRVKIFVNLVSVSGFCSVRRLVPQEQLQLADGGCEDRIIYRVNATKFSAVSSLTFFFDESYNGEETNVLRIELFGENTGKSTQQQVATNIVYEARGNPADHQSGEDKKSLFEVR, encoded by the coding sequence ATGTCATCGAACCAGGACCCGATCTGCAGTGACGATGATCAGGAACTGCTGATTTCCGCCCCGCTTTCGTCTCTGTGCCGCATTAAGGGTATCTCGGTTGTGGCACCGGCGAACGATACTGCGCCGTCACGAGTGAAGATCTTTGTCAACCTCGTCAGTGTGTCAGGGTTTTGCTCTGTTCGGCGGCTGGTTCcacaggagcagctgcagcttgcGGACGGTGGCTGCGAGGATCGTATCATCTACAGGGTGAATGCGACCAAGTTCTCGGCGGTCTCCTCGCTTACCTTCTTCTTCGATGAGAGCTACAATGGCGAGGAGACAAACGTGCTGCGCATCGAACTTTTTGGTGAAAATACAGGCAAGTCTACGCAGCAACAGGTGGCAACGAATATTGTATACGAGGCTCGCGGAAATCCGGCAGATCACCAGAGCGGGGAAGACAAGAAGTCGCTGTTCGAGGTCagatga
- a CDS encoding proteasome beta-1 subunit, putative (TriTrypDB/GeneDB-style sysID: LpmP.12.0030) — protein MLQRPDHTLLQDPSYPKDTRQKLTENGPAQAAKELFPADAAIIDPQLSEAVSLGTTILAVSYKGGVVLAADSRTSSGTYVVNRASNKLTKLTKKIYCCRSGSAADTQALAERVSNYLGSYQTDVGTEVNVATAANLFHKMCYMNRWNISAGIIVAGYDPINGSSVYSIPSGGSCVKLDYALGGSGSIFLYSFFDANYKPDMSKSECVAFCQRAVAHAFSRDGSSGGLIRTITLDAGEPEHQTIPWNTAPYCMEKDPKYQQQAVLHQSLSSSAKVTGNCMSSIS, from the coding sequence atGCTCCAGCGGCCTGACCATACCCTTCTGCAGGATCCATCGTATCCGAAAGACACAAGGCAGAAGCTGACGGAGAATGGCCCGGCACAGGCGGCCAAGGAACTGTTTCCGGCGGATGCTGCCATCATTGATCCGCAGCTAAGCGAGGCTGTCTCGCTAGGCACAACGATTCTCGCGGTCTCGTACAAGGGTGGTGTTGTGCTGGCCGCGGACTCGCGCACGTCGTCGGGCACGTATGTCGTAAATCGGGCCAGCAACAAGCTAACGAAGCTAACCAAGAAGATTTACTGCTGCCGTAGTGGTTCTGCCGCAGATACACAGGCGCTCGCTGAGCGCGTGTCAAACTACTTAGGTAGCTATCAGACAGACGTTGGCACAGAAGTGAACGTTGCCACGGCAGCGAACCTGTTTCATAAGATGTGCTACATGAACAGATGGAACATTTCTGCGGGTATTATTGTCGCGGGGTACGACCCTATCAACGGCAGCTCAGTGTACAGCATCCCATCTGGGGGCTCGTGCGTGAAGCTTGACTATGCActtggcggcagcggctctaTCTTTCTGTACTCTTTTTTTGATGCCAACTACAAACCGGATATGTCGAAGAGCGAGTGCGTTGCCTTCTGCCAGCGCGCTGTCGCGCACGCGTTCAGCCGCGACGGCTCCAGCGGCGGTCTGATCCGCACCATCACCCTTGATGCTGGCGAGCCAGAACACCAGACGATCCCGTGGAACACCGCGCCCTACTGCATGGAGAAGGACCCTAAATATCAGCAGcaggctgtgctgcaccaatctctcagcagcagcgcaaaggTTACTGGAAATTGCATGTCTTCTATATCGTGA